Proteins from one Staphylococcus saprophyticus subsp. saprophyticus ATCC 15305 = NCTC 7292 genomic window:
- a CDS encoding M20 family metallopeptidase — protein MVKQLIDILKNKESRMIEIRRYLHEHPELSFHEEETPKYIEAFYKDKDCEVETNVGPNGLKVTIDSGKPGKTIAIRADFDALPIQEDTGLSFSSKNDGVMHACGHDAHTAYMLILAETLIELKSQFKGKVVIIHQPAEEVPPGGAQAMIQDGVLNGVDHVLGVHVMSHMPAGNIYYREGYVQTGRDFFKLKVNGQGGHGSSPHTANDSIVAGAHFVNAVQTIVSRRLNPFETGVVTIGSFDGKGQFNVIKDSIEIEGDVRALTDDTKHTIKKEIQRLTEGLEATFGVTCELDYHDDYPALYNDPEFTQFVVDSIQSADTDAIQKVERCEAQPPSEDFAYYAKALPSTFIYAGAAPEDGNIYPHHHPKFNISEKALRVSAEAVGVTVMNYLK, from the coding sequence ATGGTTAAACAATTAATAGATATATTAAAAAACAAAGAGTCACGTATGATTGAAATACGTAGATATTTACATGAGCATCCAGAACTATCATTTCACGAAGAAGAAACACCTAAATATATTGAAGCATTTTATAAAGATAAAGACTGTGAAGTTGAGACAAATGTTGGACCAAATGGTTTGAAAGTAACGATTGATAGTGGAAAACCGGGTAAAACAATTGCAATTCGTGCAGATTTTGATGCTTTACCAATCCAAGAAGATACAGGTTTATCTTTTTCATCTAAAAATGATGGTGTCATGCATGCATGTGGTCATGATGCGCATACAGCATATATGCTCATACTTGCAGAAACGTTAATTGAATTAAAATCACAATTCAAAGGGAAAGTAGTCATCATTCACCAACCAGCCGAAGAAGTACCACCTGGTGGTGCACAAGCAATGATTCAAGATGGTGTATTAAATGGCGTTGATCATGTATTAGGCGTACATGTTATGAGTCACATGCCAGCAGGTAATATTTATTATCGTGAAGGGTATGTTCAAACTGGTAGGGATTTCTTTAAATTGAAAGTGAATGGCCAAGGTGGACATGGTTCCTCACCACATACAGCCAATGATAGTATTGTTGCTGGCGCACATTTCGTCAATGCAGTTCAAACAATTGTTTCAAGAAGATTAAATCCATTTGAAACAGGTGTTGTTACTATCGGCTCATTTGATGGTAAAGGACAATTTAATGTTATTAAAGACAGTATCGAAATAGAAGGAGACGTTCGCGCACTGACAGATGACACAAAACATACGATTAAGAAAGAAATACAACGTTTAACAGAAGGTTTAGAAGCTACGTTTGGTGTAACATGTGAATTAGATTATCATGACGATTATCCAGCGTTGTACAATGATCCAGAGTTTACGCAATTTGTGGTCGACTCAATTCAAAGTGCTGATACGGATGCCATTCAAAAAGTAGAAAGATGTGAAGCTCAGCCACCATCAGAAGATTTTGCGTATTATGCAAAAGCGTTGCCTAGTACGTTTATATATGCGGGTGCTGCTCCAGAAGATGGTAACATCTATCCACATCACCATCCTAAATTCAATATCAGTGAAAAAGCCTTACGTGTCTCAGCAGAGGCTGTAGGTGTTACAGTCATGAATTATTTAAAATAA
- a CDS encoding alpha/beta hydrolase, which translates to MSIRELSLSFHHQEIKIKLPKNYFKTNGKSYPLVIVQDGDYLFKDVKKDVIFVGIVPNNRKKDYTPWKSVVGDIEYGGQADAYITWVADAVIPYLRKCFRISQDRKDIGIAGASFGGLVSLYALFKHADTFGHYILISPSVWYPDFVKFMKSQPIINSTHHIYWYVGQLEGKQSNHLNQYMVPQTEAAVDILNELLVSETSVFYFDTNRKGLHRQYYFKKYFNRAINKLF; encoded by the coding sequence ATGAGTATAAGAGAACTCAGTCTATCTTTTCATCACCAAGAAATAAAAATTAAATTACCGAAGAATTATTTTAAGACAAACGGTAAGTCTTATCCTTTAGTTATAGTTCAAGATGGAGACTACTTATTTAAAGATGTAAAAAAAGACGTTATATTTGTTGGTATCGTGCCTAATAATCGAAAAAAAGATTACACACCCTGGAAAAGTGTTGTTGGTGATATTGAATATGGTGGTCAAGCGGATGCGTATATCACTTGGGTGGCTGATGCGGTAATACCGTATTTAAGAAAATGTTTCCGTATTTCTCAGGATAGAAAAGACATCGGTATTGCAGGTGCCTCATTTGGTGGGCTCGTATCGCTATATGCGTTGTTTAAACACGCAGATACGTTTGGGCATTATATATTAATTTCACCTTCAGTTTGGTACCCTGACTTTGTTAAGTTTATGAAATCCCAACCGATTATTAATTCAACACATCATATTTACTGGTATGTCGGCCAACTTGAAGGGAAACAAAGTAATCACTTAAACCAATATATGGTGCCACAAACAGAGGCAGCAGTAGATATTTTGAATGAACTGCTAGTATCAGAGACATCCGTATTTTATTTTGATACAAATAGAAAAGGGCTGCACCGCCAATATTATTTTAAGAAATATTTTAATAGAGCAATCAATAAATTATTTTAA
- a CDS encoding YrhK family protein has product MSKFKQSSKHLNLSFHQIQASDRITAIYKALYQFNDVVLGLVFLIGSILFFNSSTVTNGTILFVIGSIQMTIRPLIAFVHDLHLAFKRKQ; this is encoded by the coding sequence ATGTCTAAATTCAAACAATCATCTAAACACTTAAATTTAAGTTTCCATCAAATCCAAGCATCTGACCGCATAACAGCCATTTACAAAGCACTTTACCAATTCAATGATGTCGTACTCGGCTTAGTTTTTCTAATTGGTAGTATTCTATTTTTTAATAGTTCAACTGTAACAAATGGTACGATATTATTTGTTATTGGTAGTATTCAAATGACTATAAGACCATTAATTGCCTTCGTACATGATTTACATCTTGCTTTTAAACGAAAGCAATAA
- a CDS encoding methylated-DNA--[protein]-cysteine S-methyltransferase, with amino-acid sequence MHYKSNYQSPIGQIALTSDGENITGLWLPNHKDFETQYKDELMTADLPIFDKAKRWLDAYFSGNNPKIDFPLKATGTSFREQVWQILLEIPQGETWTYGEIAQKIAEKRGEAKMSSQAVGGAVGSNPISIIIPCHRVVGKDGSLTGYGGGIDTKIELLKLEGLDMNVFYRPKHSTKP; translated from the coding sequence ATGCATTATAAAAGTAATTATCAATCGCCAATTGGTCAAATCGCACTCACTTCAGATGGGGAAAATATAACGGGTTTATGGCTACCTAATCATAAAGACTTTGAAACACAGTATAAAGATGAATTAATGACAGCTGATTTGCCAATTTTTGATAAAGCAAAACGTTGGTTGGATGCGTATTTCTCAGGAAATAATCCTAAAATAGATTTTCCTTTAAAAGCAACTGGAACATCATTTAGGGAACAAGTATGGCAAATACTTTTGGAAATACCACAGGGTGAAACATGGACCTATGGAGAAATTGCTCAAAAAATTGCTGAGAAAAGAGGTGAAGCTAAGATGTCATCTCAAGCTGTTGGTGGTGCAGTTGGTAGTAATCCAATTTCTATTATCATTCCTTGTCACAGAGTTGTAGGAAAAGATGGTAGCTTGACTGGTTATGGTGGTGGCATAGATACCAAAATAGAATTGTTAAAATTAGAGGGTCTAGACATGAATGTATTTTATAGACCCAAGCACAGTACGAAACCTTGA
- a CDS encoding BCCT family transporter, giving the protein MVSVLLKEKKGFSSVFIYSTAVIGLLVIVGAIFPQQFGTVSGNISTWVSETFGWYYMLLYTVILGFCIFVLFSPIGKLKLGKPKDKPEFKTVSWLAMLFSAGMGIGLVFYGASEPISHYMAPPTADPETKAAMAEAFKSSFIDYGFHPWAVYGIVALGLAYSQFRKGENGLISRTLRPILGDKVDGPIGNIVDILAVFATVIGVAVSLGVGAIQINGGLHYLFGVPSNSVVQGIIIAIVTVLFLYSAWSGLSKGIQYLSNLNMVLAAILLIVIFVVGPTLLILNMMTSGTGDYLNSLVFNSLDVAPLNEQKSEWLQSWTIYYWGWWMSWSPFVGTFIARISKGRSIREFIIAVLGVPVVISIIWFSAFGVTGITVGQSHSSILKMPPETQLFGIFNELPFGFILSIVALALIASFFITSADSATYVLGMQTAYGTLNPSGFIKIVWGLALAAIAYVLLLAGGDTGLSALQSAAIISALPFSVVVFLMMVSLYKDANSERKALGLTLKINEKRSETYTKLIEEENRKRYE; this is encoded by the coding sequence ATGGTGAGTGTTTTGTTAAAGGAAAAAAAGGGATTTTCAAGTGTATTTATATATTCTACAGCAGTAATTGGCTTGCTAGTGATTGTGGGTGCAATTTTTCCACAACAATTCGGAACAGTTAGTGGCAATATATCAACATGGGTCTCTGAGACGTTTGGTTGGTACTATATGTTACTTTATACTGTTATATTAGGATTTTGTATTTTCGTATTATTCAGTCCAATAGGAAAGTTAAAGTTAGGAAAACCAAAAGATAAACCAGAATTTAAAACAGTTTCTTGGCTTGCTATGCTATTTAGTGCTGGTATGGGTATCGGTTTAGTATTTTACGGTGCTTCTGAGCCAATATCCCACTATATGGCACCGCCAACAGCAGATCCAGAAACAAAAGCAGCTATGGCTGAAGCTTTTAAGTCGTCATTTATTGACTATGGATTTCATCCATGGGCAGTATACGGTATTGTTGCCTTAGGTCTTGCTTATTCTCAGTTTCGTAAAGGTGAAAATGGTCTTATTTCAAGAACATTGAGACCTATATTAGGTGATAAAGTAGATGGGCCAATTGGTAACATCGTTGATATACTCGCTGTATTTGCAACAGTGATTGGTGTTGCTGTTTCTTTAGGTGTCGGTGCGATTCAAATTAATGGTGGCTTGCATTATTTATTTGGGGTACCAAGTAATTCAGTTGTGCAAGGTATTATTATTGCAATCGTTACCGTATTGTTTTTATACAGCGCATGGAGTGGATTAAGTAAAGGCATTCAGTACTTAAGTAATTTGAATATGGTTCTAGCAGCGATATTGTTAATTGTCATATTTGTCGTTGGTCCAACATTACTTATCCTCAACATGATGACGAGTGGTACAGGTGATTATTTAAACTCACTTGTATTTAATAGTTTAGACGTAGCGCCGCTGAACGAACAGAAAAGTGAGTGGCTTCAATCTTGGACTATTTATTATTGGGGTTGGTGGATGAGCTGGAGTCCGTTTGTTGGTACGTTCATTGCTAGAATCTCCAAAGGGAGAAGTATTAGAGAATTCATCATTGCAGTCTTGGGTGTTCCAGTTGTTATAAGTATTATTTGGTTTAGTGCTTTTGGTGTTACAGGTATTACAGTGGGCCAATCGCATTCAAGCATTTTAAAAATGCCACCAGAAACGCAACTGTTTGGCATCTTTAATGAATTGCCATTTGGATTTATATTATCAATTGTAGCATTAGCGTTGATTGCTTCTTTCTTTATTACCTCTGCCGACTCTGCGACATATGTACTGGGAATGCAAACTGCATATGGAACATTAAATCCTTCAGGTTTTATAAAAATTGTTTGGGGTTTGGCTTTAGCAGCTATTGCCTATGTATTATTGTTAGCAGGTGGAGATACTGGATTAAGCGCTTTACAATCAGCTGCCATTATTTCAGCACTTCCATTTAGTGTTGTTGTTTTTCTAATGATGGTTTCCTTGTATAAGGATGCTAATAGTGAGAGAAAAGCCTTGGGATTAACATTAAAAATAAATGAAAAACGAAGTGAAACATATACAAAATTGATTGAAGAAGAAAATAGAAAAAGATACGAATAA
- a CDS encoding hydroxymethylglutaryl-CoA synthase — MTVGIDQINFYVPRFYVDMAKLAESRQVDPNKYLLGIGQTEMSVSPMSQDIVSMGANAAKAIVTDEDKKQISMVIVATESAIDSAKASAVQIHNLLGIQPFARCIEMKEACYAATPAIQLAKDYLAQRPDEKVLVIASDTARYGLHSGGEPTQGAGAVAMMISQNPRILELNDDAVAFTEDVYDFWRPSGQSYPLVDGALSKDAYIRSFQESWQEYARRYNKSLADFKSLCFHVPFTKMGKKALDSILTDDIDAETKERLTSGYDAATYYNRYVGNIYTGSLYLSLISLLETHDLSANDTIGLFSYGSGSVGEFFSGKIVEGYQDVLDIQGHKDLLNNREEISVETYESFFNRFDNLEFDHETELENEKNTIFYLESINDHIRNYNTLN; from the coding sequence ATGACAGTTGGTATTGATCAAATTAATTTTTATGTTCCAAGATTTTATGTAGATATGGCTAAGCTTGCCGAATCCCGTCAAGTAGACCCAAACAAATATTTATTAGGTATTGGCCAAACTGAAATGTCAGTAAGTCCAATGAGCCAAGACATCGTTTCAATGGGTGCAAATGCTGCCAAAGCGATTGTTACAGATGAAGATAAAAAACAAATTAGTATGGTTATTGTTGCAACTGAATCTGCCATTGATTCAGCTAAAGCATCTGCAGTACAAATACATAACTTGCTAGGCATTCAACCATTTGCTCGTTGTATTGAAATGAAAGAAGCTTGCTATGCAGCTACACCTGCCATTCAATTAGCTAAAGATTATTTAGCACAACGTCCAGATGAAAAAGTGCTTGTTATCGCTAGTGATACAGCGCGTTATGGTTTACATTCTGGCGGCGAACCAACACAAGGTGCTGGTGCAGTAGCTATGATGATTTCACAAAATCCACGCATTCTTGAACTAAATGACGATGCCGTTGCATTTACAGAAGATGTCTATGATTTTTGGCGTCCAAGCGGACAATCTTATCCACTTGTAGATGGTGCTTTATCTAAAGATGCTTATATTCGTTCATTCCAAGAAAGTTGGCAAGAATATGCACGTCGCTACAACAAATCATTAGCTGATTTTAAATCTTTATGTTTCCATGTACCATTTACTAAAATGGGCAAAAAAGCACTTGATTCTATTTTAACAGATGACATTGATGCTGAAACAAAAGAACGTTTAACTTCAGGTTACGATGCAGCCACTTATTATAATCGTTATGTAGGTAATATTTATACTGGCTCACTTTACTTGAGTTTGATTTCTTTACTTGAAACACATGATTTATCTGCAAACGATACGATTGGCCTATTTAGTTATGGTTCAGGATCTGTTGGCGAATTCTTCAGTGGTAAAATCGTAGAAGGCTACCAAGATGTACTTGATATTCAAGGACATAAAGATTTATTAAATAACCGCGAAGAAATTTCAGTCGAAACTTATGAATCATTCTTTAACCGTTTCGACAATTTAGAATTTGATCATGAAACTGAGTTAGAAAATGAAAAAAATACTATCTTCTACCTTGAAAGTATTAATGATCATATCCGTAATTATAATACCTTAAATTAG